A stretch of the Peromyscus leucopus breed LL Stock chromosome 10, UCI_PerLeu_2.1, whole genome shotgun sequence genome encodes the following:
- the LOC114688441 gene encoding cyclin-K-like translates to MEWNKENSSPSVISTMQDHTKPCWYWDKKDLVHTPSQVEGLDPATEARYRQEGARFIFGMGNHLGLHYDTLATGIIYFHRFYMFHSFKQYPRYVTGACCLFLAGKVEETPKRCKDIIKTARSLLNDVQFSQFGDDPKEEVLVLERILLQTIKFDLQVEHPYQFLLRYAKQLNGDKKKIQRLIQMAWTFVNDSLCTTLSLQWEPEILAVAGMYLAGHFQKFKIQEWTSRPMSRRWWEQFVEDVTVDVLEDICHQILDLYQKEKQHTPHPPQQPPALQPASQVAQLPQSWPSPGSEAAELQQQPKTPSPRQPKCTAMTISTEEENEATKPPLKIPKLETIHPPLPPEYPPADWKPPLPPALQEAAATGPGEAREPPKVQIPPPAHPAPVHQPPSLPHRPPPPPPSSYMTGMSPTSSYMSGEGFQSLQSMMQTKGPSYGALYPAYGPPAHIPYHPHIYPPNPPPPPVPLPPVSFPPPTLLPPTPGYLQPTPTYNPNFPPPPPRPPSTHVVPPHPPPGLSLPPASYLPPALPPGGQHPLSPSIPPPVMPPLGDQAWATWMR, encoded by the coding sequence ATGGAGTGGAACAAAGAAAATTCAAGCCCTTCAGTCATATCAACAATGCAGGACCACACAAAACCGTGCTGGTACTGGGATAAGAAGGACTTGGTACATACACCCTCACAAGTTGAAGGACTTGATCCAGCCACTGAGGCCCGGTACCGTCAAGAGGGGGCTCGCTTCATCTTTGGCATGGGTAACCATTTGGGGTTACACTATGACACCTTGGCTACTGGAATCATTTATTTTCATCGATTCTATATGTTTCATTCCTTCAAGCAATATCCACGATATGTTACAGGAGCTTGCTGTCTCTTTCTGGCTGGGAAAGTAGAGGAGACACCAAAGAGATGTAAAGATATCATCAAAACGGCTCGCAGTTTATTAAATGATGTCCAGTTCAGTCAGTTTGGAGATGACCCAAAGGAAGAAGTACTGGTGCTGGAGAGGATCTTACTGCAGACCATAAAGTTTGATCTACAAGTAGAGCACCCATACCAGTTCCTACTCAGGTACGCAAAGCAGCTCAACggtgataaaaagaaaattcaaaggttGATTCAAATGGCATGGACATTTGTAAATGACAGTCTCTGTACCACCCTGTCACTGCAGTGGGAGCCCGAGATCCTAGCAGTAGCAGGAATGTATCTCGCGGGAcactttcaaaaatttaaaatccaaGAGTGGACCTCCAGACCCATGTCCAGGAGATGGTGGGAACAGTTTGTTGAAGATGTCACTGTAGATGTTTTGGAAGACATCTGCCACCAAATCCTGGATCTTTACCAGAAAGAGAAACAACACACCCCTCATCCCCCGCAGCAGCCCCCAGCTCTTCAGCCTGCATCCCAAGTGGCACAGCTACCACAGTCTTGGCCATCTCCAGGCTCTGAAGCAGCAGAGCTTCAGCAGCAGCCCAAGACACCATCTCCAAGACAGCCCAAGTGCACGGCCATGACGATTTCTACAGAGGAAGAGAACGAAGCCACAAAACCACCACTTAAGATTCCCAAACTTGAGACCATTCACCCACCGTTGCCTCCAGAGTACCCACCTGCAGACTGgaagcctcctctccctcctgccttaCAGGAGGCTGCAGCTACTGGTCCAGGGGAAGCAAGGGAGCCCCCCAAAGTCCAGATTCCTCCTCCAGCCCACCCAGCTCCTGTGCACCAGCCCCCATCATTGCCACATCGTCCTCCACCCCCGCcgccctccagctacatgactgggATGTCTCCCACCAGCTCCTACATGTCAGGAGAGGGCTTCCAGAGCCTACAATCCATGATGCAGACCAAGGGTCCCTCCTATGGTGCCCTGTACCCAGCCTATGGCCCACCTGCTCACATTCCCTACCACCCCCATATCtacccccccaacccacctccacctcctgttCCACTACCTCCAGtttccttccccccacccacccttcttcctcctacCCCAGGCTATCTTCAACCTACCCCTACCTACAACCCTaatttcccacccccacctccacgcCCACCTTCTACTCATGTagtccctcctcaccctcctccaggTTTGAGTTTGCCACCAGCCAGCTACCTGCCTCCAGCTCTTCCCCCTGGTGGACAACATCCTCTTTCCCCATCCATCCCCCCACCTGTCATGCCACCTCTTGGGGACCAAGCGTGGGCAACCTGGATGAGATAA
- the LOC114688447 gene encoding PRAME family member 12-like, giving the protein MSGQTPPTLEELARQALLRNEALAISALEKLPWTLFPALFKDAFNGRHTRIVKAMVVAWPFPCLPVGVLMKTPSLEIFQAVLDGVDTHLKREFHPGSEKLQVLDLRNVPHEFWNIWTGREGGACWAETVDERPVVKDLPRYALRQRHLKVITDLYLRLPLNEEQACFLQWVQQRKVFLQLHCINMKICALPVCPIKEILSVFHPGGIEELELNMGWDVSTLARFANCLGQMRSLRKLFLAYIYKNTFRIGTRTAGREERCISKVIAQFSKLHCLQHLSFDDIFFLKDHMKQILRSLKTPLETLSITNCDLSQTDLNNFPWSHSLRQLKHLALRDMLCTSCLKPLGVLLENVAGTLESLDLQGCSIKDSQLTDFIPAFSKCSQLTRVNFWDNDFSMPILKNLLGHTANLTKMNVEQYPAPMQCYFGLGSVSEGRFAQLCLELMDTLRALRQPKRILFSTDPCNECGERCVYGFGPRLCPCLH; this is encoded by the exons ATGAGTGGTCAAACCCCACCCACACTGGAGGAGCTGGCAAGGCAGGCGCTGCTGAGAAATGAGGCCTTGGCCATCTCTGCTCTGGAGAAACTACCCTGGACGCTCTTCCCAGCACTGTTCAAGGACGCCTTCAATGGCAGACACACTAGGATTGTGAAGGCAATGGTGGTAGCCTGGCCTTTCCCCTGTCTCCCTGTGGGGGTGTTGATGAAGACTCCCAGCTTGGAAATCTTCCAGGCTGTGCTAGATGGAGTAGACACGCATCTGAAAAGAGAGTTTCACCCCGG GAGTGAGAAACTTCAGGTGCTCGACCTGAGGAATGTTCCACATGAGTTCTGGAACATATGGACTGGAAGAGAGGGTGGGGCCTGTTGGGCAGAGACTGTGGATGAGAGGCCTGTAGTGAAGGACCTTCCCAGATATGCACTGAGGCAGCGGCATCTGAAGGTGATAACTGACCTCTACCTCAGGCTCCCTCTGAATGAAGAGCAAGCATGCTTCTTGCAGTGGGTCCAGCAGAGAAAAGTCTTTCTACAGCTGCACTGTATAAACATGAAGATCTGTGCTCTGCCAGTATGCCCTATCAAAGAGATCTTGAGTGTTTTCCACCCAGGAGGCATTGAGGAGCTGGAACTGAACATGGGGTGGGATGTGTCCACACTGGCACGATTTGCTAACTGCCTTGGACAGATGAGAAGTCTTCGCAAACTCTTCCTGGCATACATCTACAAGAACACTTTCAGGATTGGAACCAGGAcagcaggcagagaagagaggtgCATCAGCAAGGTCATTGCTCAGTTCTCCAAACTCCACTGTCTGCAGCATCTCTCTTTTGATGACATCTTTTTTCTCAAAGACCACATGAAACAAATACTCAG GTCCCTGAAGACCCCCTTGGAGACTCTCTCCATCACAAACTGTGATCTGTCACAGACTGACTTGAATAATTTCCCCTGGAGCCATAGCCTGCGTCAGCTAAAACATCTGGCCTTGAGAGATATGTTATGCACTTCATGTCTCAAGCCTCTTGGAGTGCTGCTAGAGAATGTAGCAGGTACTCTGGAGTCTCTGGACTTGCAGGGTTGTAGTATCAAGGACTCTCAACTCACTGACTTCATCCCTGCCTTCAGCAAGTGCTCCCAGCTCACCAGGGTTAACTTTTGGGACAATGACTTTTCCATGCCCATCCTGAAGAACCTTTTGGGTCACACAGCCAACTTGACCAAGATGAATGTGGAGCAGTACCCGGCCCCTATGCAGTGCTATTTCGGTTTGGGTTCCGTCTCTGAAGGAAGATTTGCCCAACTTTGTCTTGAGCTCATGGATACACTCAGAGCCTTGAGGCAGCCCAAGAGGATCTTGTTTTCCACAGATCCCTGCAATGAATGTGGTGAGCGCTGTGTCTATGGCTTTGGGCCCAGACTTTGCCCTTGCTTGCACTAA